In Mytilus trossulus isolate FHL-02 chromosome 6, PNRI_Mtr1.1.1.hap1, whole genome shotgun sequence, a single window of DNA contains:
- the LOC134722424 gene encoding DNA polymerase III PolC-type-like, protein MTSAIRNGVHTKEILISTNPLYLLIAFLFVKNWLKSLGNTPLSPCASTKEVESFHSMLANKAPKAKHLCSSSSLECRVDCTVAQKNVSYGYISQVYEECGLSPGKITEKSSEKLTDKRKYQNDYKNSAVNKRRKLFRKQIIKEKETVVEMREGDTYKKSIDLEQPTLIDTDFISDPFTTPLLETFDVKIHNMSVVYFDVETTSLANDCDIIQISAIEKSSEFNQYITPSQCISRQASTVTGLSVWNNTLVYYGQKVDQCIPQKAFQNFICWLEKFPSQIILVGHNCRRFDAPRLIRSLSQYNLSTSFQKKVIGFMDTLSFFRNKYPHLKCHKQEFLAENLLQKQYQAHNASEDVRILQSILNHAQPSETEISENSFSTESLIRNIVSVKQTNQRYLTLQGLVDKKIITKCMTKKIAESGLDMAQLLAAYRRDAVCGIQRIFSEKKVDNKPRVTACKRIASGICSFLSNGEK, encoded by the coding sequence ATGACCTCTGCAATCAGAAATGGTGTTCATACAAAAGAAATCCTAATAAGTACAAACCCACTGTATCTCTTAATAGCCTTCCTCTTCGTCAAAAACTGGCTGAAATCATTGGGGAATACACCCCTATCCCCCTGTGCATCCACAAAAGAGGTTGAATCGTTTCACAGCATGCTGGCCAACAAAGCACCTAAGGCGAAACATTTATGCTCATCGTCAAGTTTGGAATGTCGGGTTGACTGCACTGTTGCTCAAAAAAATGTATCGTATGGTTATATATCACAGGTATATGAAGAGTGTGGTCTTTCACCAggtaaaataacagaaaaatcgTCAGAAAAACTTACGGATAAgagaaaataccaaaatgattATAAGAATTCAGCAGTTAATAAACGGAGAAAACTATTTCGGAAACAGATCATAAAAGAGAAGGAAACAGTAGTGGAGATGAGGGAAGGTGACACGTACAAAAAATCTATTGATTTAGAACAACCGACCCTAATAGACACTGATTTCATATCTGATCCCTTTACAACCCCTTTATTAGAAACATTTGATGTCAAAATTCATAATATGTCAGTTGTTTACTTTGACGTAGAAACAACATCACTAGCCAATGATTGTGATATAATCCAAATTTCAGCCATTGAAAAGTCTTCAGAATTCAATCAGTACATTACGCCATCACAGTGTATAAGTAGACAGGCATCAACGGTTACAGGACTATCAGTGTGGAACAACACACTTGTATATTATGGTCAAAAGGTAGATCAATGCATTCCACAAAAagcatttcaaaattttatatgctGGCTAGAGAAATTTCCCTCTCAGATTATTTTAGTTGGACATAATTGCCGACGTTTTGATGCCCCAAGACTAATAAGATCCCTGTCTCAATATAATCTAAGTACATCATTTCAAAAGAAAGTAATCGGCTTTATGGATACACTATCTTTTTTCAGGAACAAGTATCCTCATCTAAAGTGCCACAAGCAGGAATTTTTGGCtgaaaatttattacaaaagcAATACCAGGCACACAATGCTTCTGAGGATGTTAGAATCTTACAATCTATTCTTAACCATGCACAACCATCAGAAACAGAGATCTCAGAAAATTCTTTTAGTACAGAATCCCTAATCAGAAATATTGTTTCTGTCAAACAGACAAACCAAAGATATTTAACACTGCAAGGGCTTGtggataaaaaaatcataacaaaatgtatgacaaaaaaaatagccGAGAGTGGTCTTGATATGGCTCAACTGTTAGCAGCGTACCGTCGCGATGCGGTGTGTGGGATTCAGCGTATATTTTCTGAGAAAAAGGTTGACAATAAACCAAGAGTAACAGCATGCAAGCGTATAGCTTCCGGAATCTGTAGTTTTCTGTCAAACGGAGAGAAGTAG